GGAGCTTCCCACCTCTTTTATGTCCATAAACACTTTCATGTTCCCATCAACAAGTTCCAGGCTGATGGGAATATTGTCCTGTGATATGGAAGAAATTCTTTTTACCACTTCCAAAAGTTTTTCTCTGTCCACCAGGATGTTGTGTTTTATATTTTTTGGAATAAGTTGTTTATAATCTGGGAATTTACCTGTAAGCAGCCTGGATACAATAGTGGCTTTAAATCCGTTTTTATCCATTATGCCAAAACTTATCTGGCTTGATTCAATATTTATTTCCAGTTTTCCGTCATCGGTTTCAGTTTTGGTTATATTGTCCAAAACTTTGCCCGGTATTACCACTGAAGTATTATCTTTTAGGTCTTTTAGTTTTTCTTCAATAAAGGATAGCCGGTAGCTGTCGGTGGACACCATTCTTAAAATACTGTTATTTATCTCACACAGAACCCCGGTTAGTATAACCCTGCCCTCATCATTGGATACGGACCTCTGGGTTTTGTTTACCAGTTTTTTAAATTTTTTTATATCTATAAAGAAAGAGTTATCTTTTTTTATTTCAGGGAACTGGGGAAATTCTTCCAGGGGGAAGGTGTTTAAATTAAATGCTGCCTTCTGGCAGGTTATTTTTAACTGGTTGGTTTCCTGGTTAAATTCCAGCTCCACTTTGGATTCTGGAAAATTTTTTAATATGTTTAATAGAATCCTGGAGGGAACGACCAGTTTTCCCTTATCTATTATCTTGGCTTTGATGCTGGTTCTTATATTGGTTTCCAGATCTGTGCTGTAAACATTCAGCTCCTGATCAGCTTCCATCATCAAACCGCTTAATACATAATTGGTGTTCTTGGAAGAAATGACTCTGCTGGCAAACATGATACAATTGAGCAGATCGGTTCTGGTGGTTTCTATTTTCATTTTTAACCTCTTTAATATAAATGGTTAACTTATAAACCATTCTATTATATATACTTAATTATTTAAATAACTTAATAGTAATCATAGGGGGTGTTAAAACTGTTAGAAACCATACCTTTGACAGCAATAGCCAGAAAGAGGCTGTGGGAAATAAAGTTGATAACTATTTATAATTAGCAGGTTTATAAACTGTAAGAAAAAAACCAGAAGTTATCAACGGTATTAAAAAAAATTGTTTATAAAAAAGGGCGGTTTTAAACAGGTTATCAACAGGTAATGTTTTTAAGGATTATTTTTAATATTATTGGTTACCTGCTGTATCTGTTTGTACACCTGTTCATCCTTGTTCATAAGATCTGATATCTTGGATATGGCATAAATAACCGTAGCATGATCCCGGTTGCCAAAAGCATTGCCTATCTTGGGTAAAGAGTTACTGGTAAGCTCCCGGGAAAGATACATAGCCAGCTGCCGGGCATGGGAAACAAACTTGCTTCTTTTTGACCCGGTAATAGTATTAACCGGGATAGAGAAGTATTTGGATGCTTCCTTTATAATCTGCTGCATAGTTATTTTATGGCTGCTGTCTTCGGGAAGTATATCTTTTAGAACATTTTTTGCTATATCCACATCGGGCTTGGACCGGGTTAGGGAGGCAAAAGCCACCACCCGGGTAAGCGCTCCTTCCAGCTCCCTTATATTGGAGGAGATTTTACTGGCGATCAAACTCAATATATCATCAGAC
The sequence above is a segment of the Actinomycetes bacterium genome. Coding sequences within it:
- the dnaN gene encoding DNA polymerase III subunit beta, which translates into the protein MKIETTRTDLLNCIMFASRVISSKNTNYVLSGLMMEADQELNVYSTDLETNIRTSIKAKIIDKGKLVVPSRILLNILKNFPESKVELEFNQETNQLKITCQKAAFNLNTFPLEEFPQFPEIKKDNSFFIDIKKFKKLVNKTQRSVSNDEGRVILTGVLCEINNSILRMVSTDSYRLSFIEEKLKDLKDNTSVVIPGKVLDNITKTETDDGKLEINIESSQISFGIMDKNGFKATIVSRLLTGKFPDYKQLIPKNIKHNILVDREKLLEVVKRISSISQDNIPISLELVDGNMKVFMDIKEVGSSSEDFKVPYGEEKISIAFNPQFLIDGINMIEGKNIILGVEESLKPVLLKQEQNENLFYLLMPIRIS